A region from the Benincasa hispida cultivar B227 chromosome 12, ASM972705v1, whole genome shotgun sequence genome encodes:
- the LOC120067998 gene encoding transcription repressor KAN1: MPNIERLINIESSSSSSSSSSTPFLDLSLQISPPNNNSTFTANTFESSNNGIIIGTPNHNHNKLFTHHYNDKFNQINNGVWLDHHGFFNPINGFPIHLNRSFFSLKDSKQIPTSPTFSSSSSSSSSISYSKISTFTLPPPYLPYQLDSGRSSTVAKGRSMRAPRMRWTSSLHAQFVHAVELLGGHERATPKSVLELMDVKDLTLAHVKSHLQMFRAHKTTDKPAASPGRSEGSSGSLEDDMFSTQGEHMGYASSNTSLCSMNSISVPWRSCADIDGGQSSLKVPPKSSQQNKGR, translated from the exons ATGCCTAATATTGaaaggttaataaatattgaatcttcttcctcctcctcttcttcttcttctaccccATTTCTTGATCTTTCTCTTCAAATTAGTCCACCCAATAATAATTCTACCTTCACTGCTAATACTTTTGAAAGCTCTAATAATGGAATTATTATTGGGACTCCtaatcataatcataataaattatttactcATCATTACAATGATaaattcaatcaaataaacaatggGGTTTGGCTTGATCATCATGGTTTTTTCAACCCTATTAATGGCTTCCCAATTCATCTCAACCGTTCGTTTTTCTCTTTGAAAGACTCCAAACAGATCCCTACTTCCCCTACTTTCTCGTCCTCGTCTTCGTCTTCGTCTTCAATCTCCTATTCGAAGATTTCTACCTTCACTTTGCCACCGCCGTATCTCCCGTACCAGTTGGACTCTGGCCGATCGTCAACGGTGGCAAAAGGACGATCGATGAGGGCACCGAGAATGCGGTGGACGAGCAGCCTCCACGCTCAGTTTGTTCATGCTGTTGAGCTTCTTGGTGGCCATGAAA GAGCTACGCCTAAATCAGTTCTAGAGCTCATGGATGTGAAGGATCTCACATTGGCTCACGTTAAAAGCCATTTACag ATGTTTCGGGCTCATAAGACGACCGACAAGCCTGCAGCTTCTCCAG GTCGTTCGGAGGGTAGTTCTGGCTCTCTAGAGGATGATATGTTTTCTACTCAAGGAGAACATATGGGCTATGCTTCCTCCAATACTTCTCTTTGCTCTATGAATTCCATAAG CGTTCCATGGAGGAGTTGTGCTGACATAGATGGCGGCCAATCATCTTTAAAAGTTCCACCAAAATCTTCCCAACAAAACAAG GGGCGTTGA